In Rhinopithecus roxellana isolate Shanxi Qingling chromosome 4, ASM756505v1, whole genome shotgun sequence, a single genomic region encodes these proteins:
- the LOC104676262 gene encoding uncharacterized protein LOC104676262 — translation MQPAKSGPSGPALPASPQQPLDPRQRGWAWAPAATAPPTRAREESTRYAGPGPTWRGEQSSWTAATGLRADAEAAGARPSNPKYPWWGRAGRGAGRLPRASATRRGGREDLALPLTPRHRRRRHFAFHSVSPPPHSAAGFPDVGISRRRLRGGRGLGASARPAAARECTASGLRASLRRPPL, via the coding sequence ATGCAACCAGCCAAGTCAGGCCCGAGCGGGCCAGCTCTGCCCGCCAGTCCACAGCAACCTCTGGACCCTCGCCAGAGGGGATGGGCGTGGGCCCCGGCGGCCACCGCCCCGCCAACTCGAGCAAGGGAGGAGAGCACCCGCTACGCCGGCCCCGGACCTACCTGGAGGGGAGAGCAGAGCTCCTGGACAGCGGCCACGGGCCTGAGGGCGGACGCCGAGGCGGCCGGAGCCCGTCCCAGCAACCCCAAGTATCCCTGGTGGGGCAGAGCGGGGAGAGGAGCGGGCCGGCTGCCGCGGGCCAGCGCGACCCGTCGCGGGGGTCGCGAGGACCTGGCTCTCCCCTTAACACCACgacaccgccgccgccgccatttTGCCTTCCACTCAGTGTCGCCGCCGCCGCACTCCGCTGCAGGTTTCCCGGATGTGGGCATTTCCCGGCGTCGCTTGCGCGGGGGCAGAGGACTGGGGGCTTCTGCCCGCCCGGCTGCTGCGAGGGAGTGCACAGCCAGCGGCCTTCGGGCCTCTTTGCGTCGCCCGCCGCTCTGA
- the NUP43 gene encoding nucleoporin Nup43, whose product MEEIYAKFVSQKISKTRWRPLPPGSLQTAETFATGSWDNEENYVSLWSIGDFGNLDSDGGFEGDHQLLCDIRHHGDVMDLQFFDQERIVTASSTGCVTVFLHHPNNQTLSVNQQWTTAHYHAGPGSPSYSSAPCTGVVCNNPEIVTVGEDGRINLFRADHKEAVRTIDNADSSTLHAVTFLRTPEILTVNSIGQLKIWDFRQQGNEPSQILSLTGDRVPLHCVDRHPNQQHVVATGGQDGMLSIWDVRQGTMPVSLLKAHEAEMWEVHFHPSNPDHLFTCSEDGSLWHWDASTDVPEKSSLFHQGGRSSTFLSHSISNQANVHQSVISSWLSTDPAKDRIEITSLLPSRSLSVNSLDILGPCLVCGTDAEAIYVTRHLFS is encoded by the exons ATGGAGGAAATTTATGCGAAGTTTGTGTCtcagaaaatcagcaaaaccCGCTGGCGACCGCTGCCTCCCGGAAGTTTGCAGACCGCGGAGACGTTCGCTACAGGATCTTGGGACAATGAG GAAAATTATGTTTCACTGTGGTCTATTGGAGATTTTGGAAACTTGGACTCTGATGGAGGGTTTGAAGGAGACCATCAGTTATTGTGTGATATCAGACACCATGGTGATGTCATGGATTTACAG ttttttgaCCAGGAAAGAATTGTCACTGCTTCATCAACAGGATGTGTAACAGTTTTCCTTCACCATCCGAATAACCAG ACTCTGTCAGTCAACCAGCAGTGGACTACAGCTCACTACCACGCAGGCCCTGGCAGTCCTTCCTATAGCAGTGCACCATGTACAGGTGTTGTGTGCAACAACCCAGAAATCGTTACAGTTGGAGAGGATGGTCGAATAAATCTCTTCAGAGCTGATCACAAGGAAGCTGTAAGAACCATAG acaATGCAGATAGTAGTACCCTCCATGCTGTAACCTTTCTTCGAACTCCTGAGATTCTTACTGTAAATTCAATTGGACAGTTGAAAATATGGGATTTCAGACAACAAGGAAATGAACCTTCTCAGATATTGTCACT GACTGGTGACCGAGTGCCACTCCACTGCGTTGATAGACATCCCAACCAACAGCATGTTGTAGCTACTGGTGGCCAAGATGGAATGTTGAGTATTTGGGATGTTAGACAAGGTACTATGCCTGTGTCTCTGCTGAAGGCACATGAAGCTGAAA TGTGGGAAGTTCACTTTCACCCATCCAACCCAGATCATCTGTTTACCTGCTCTGAAGATGGATCCCTCTGGCACTGGGATGCTTCCACAGATGTACCTGAAAAGTCGTCACTCTTTCACCAag gaGGAAGAAGCAGTACTTTTTTGTCTCACAGCATTAGTAACCAAGCTAACGTTCACCAGTCTGTCATTAGCTCCTGGCTCAGCACTGATCCTGCAAAAGACCGAATTGAAATCACAAGCTTGCTTCCCAGTAGGTCTCTGTCTGTGAATAGTTTGGATATTTTAGGTCCTTGTCTTGTTTGTGGAACCGATGCAGAAGCAATTTATGTTACTAGACATCTTTTTTCATAG